The Thiobacillus sp. genome contains the following window.
AGCTGGGCGAACTGCTCGTTGGCGCGCAGTTCCGGGTAGGCCTCCATCACGGCGAAAATCTGGCCCAGCCCCACCCGCAGGGCGCTCTCCGCCACGCCCAGGGCGGGGATGTCCTGGGCCTGGCTGGCGGACTGGACCTGGGCCCGGGCTTCGGTGACCTGCCGCAGGGTGTCCTGTTCGAACTGCTTGTATTGCCTGCAGGCCTCCACCAGCTTTGGCAGTTCGTCGTGGCGCTGCTTGAGCAGCACGTCGATGTTTGACCAGGCCTTGGAAACGTTGTGCTTGATCTGCACCAGGCTGTTGTAGACGAAGATGGCGTAGACCAGCACGATGACCACAAGGGCCCAAAAGATGATGGCGCCAGACATGGGCAAGCTCCTCCGCGAAACGCCTGAATTATCCGTAGGTTGGGCTAAAGCAGGAAGCCCAACAAAACCTGGAATGTTGGACTTCGCCTTGCTCAGCCCCACCTAAACCCCAACTACGACAACTTATTCCTCTTCCTCGGAATCCAGCACCGGTTGCAGGCCGGACAGCTTCTCGCCCTCGCCCAGGTTGATGAGGGTGACACCCTGGGTGGAGCGTCCTGCCGCCCGGATTTCCTTCACCCGGGTGCGGATCAGCACGCCGCCGGTGGTGATGAGCATGACCTCGTCATCCGACTCCACCAATACTGCCGCCACCACCTTGCCGTTGCGGGCGGAGGTGGAAATGGCGATGACGCCCTGGGTGCCCCGGCCGGTGTGGCGGTATTCGCCCACCGGGGTGCGCTTGCCATAGCCGTTTTCCGTGGCGGCCAGCACCTGCTCGTCGTCGCTCTGGGCCACCAGCAGGCTGATGACCTCGGCGCCGGCGGGCATCTTGATGCCGCGCACACCCCGGGAGACACGGCCCATGGAGCGGACTTCCTCTTCACTGAAGCGGTTGGCCTTGCCCTCGTTGGAGAACAGCATGATCTGCTGGCTGCCGTTGGTGATGGCCACGCCCACCAGCTGGTCGCCTTCGTCCAGGTTGATGGCGATGATGCCGGCAGTGCGCGGGCGGGAGAAGTCGGAAAGCACGGTCTTCTTCACCGTGCCCAGGGCCGTGGCCATGAACACGTAATGCTGGTCGTCGAATTCCTTCACCGGCAGGATGGCGGTGACCACCTCGCCCTCTTCCAGCTTGAGCAGGTTGACGATGGGCTTGCCCCGGGCCGCGCGGCCGCCCTGGGGTACTTCGTAGACCTTGAGCCAGAACAGCTTGCCCCGGCTGGTGAAGCACAGGATGTAGTCGTGGGTGTTGGCGATGAAGAGGTTGTCGATGAAGTCCTCTTCCTTGGTGCCCGCCGCCATCTTGCCGCGGCCGCCCCGCTTCTGGGTGCGGTACTCGTCCAGGGGCTGGGCCTTGATGTAGCCGGTGTGGGACAGGGTGACCACCACGTCCTGGGGCGTGATGAGGTCTTCCATGGACATCTCGCGGGCGTCGACGATGATCTCGGAACGGCGCTTGTCGCCGAAGGCGGCCTTCATTTCGCCCAGTTCCGTGGTGATGATCTCCGTGACCCGGCCGGGCTTGTCCAGGATGTCCAGCAGGTCGGCGATGCGCTCCATGACTTCCTTGTACTCGCCGACGATCTTGTCCTGCTCCAGGCCGGTGAGACGTTGCAGGCGCAGGTCCAGGATGGCCTGGGCCTGGACTTCCGTGAGGAAGTAGCCCTGCTTGTGCAGGCCGTACTGGGGTTCCAGGTCCTGGGGGCGGAAGTCGTCGCGGCTGGCGGAAAGCTGATTGCCCTTGGCCCGGTCCAGCATGTCTTCCACCACCTGGGAGCGCCAGGGCTTGGACAGCAGGGCCTCCTTGGCCTCGGGAGGCGTGGCGGAGGCCTTGATGAGGGCGATGATCTCGTCCACGTTGGCCAGGGCCACGGCCAGGCCTTCCAAAATATGCCCGCGTGCCCGGGCCTTGCGCAGCTCGAACTGGGTGCGGCGGGTGACGACTTCGCGCCGGTGCTTGAGGAAGGCCTCCAGGAACTGCTTCAGGTTCAGCAGGCGGGGCTGGCCATCCAGCAGGGCCACCATGTTCATGCCGAAGGTGTCCTGCATCTGCGTTTCTTTGTACAGATTGTTCAGGATCACTTCAGGGACTTCGCCCCGCTTCAGCTCGATGACCACGCGCATGCCGGACTTGTCCGACTCGTCACGGATTTCAGAGATACCCTCCAGGCGCTTTTCCCGCACCAGTTCGCCGATCTTGGCGCACAGGTTGGCCTTGTTCACCTGGTAGGGCAGCTCGTCGATGATGACGGCCTGGCGGCCGCCGCCCTTCTCGATGTCCTCGAAATGGCACTTGGCCCGCATCACCACCCGGCCGCGACCGGTGCGGTAGCCGTCCTTCACCCCGGTGGTGCCGTAGATGATGCCGGCGGTGGGGAAGTCGGGGGCGGGGACGATGTCAATCAGATCGTCGATGGAGATAAACGGGTCGTTCAGCACCGCCATGCAGGCATCGATGATCTCGCCCATGTTGTGGGGCGGGATGTTGGTGGCCATGCCCACGGCGATGCCGGTGGAGCCGTTCACCAGCAGGTTGGGGAACTTGGCCGGCAGGATCAGGGGCTCGTGTTCGGAGCCGTCGTAGTTGGGGCCGAAGTCGACGGTTTCCTTGTCGATGTCCGCCAGCAGTTCGTGGGCCAGCTTGGCCATGCGGATTTCGGTGTAACGCATGGCGGCGGCGTTGTCGCCATCCACGGAGCCGAAGTTGCCCTGGCCGTCCACCAGGGGGTAGCGCAGGGAGAAGTCCTGGGCCATGCGCACGATGGTGTCGTACACCGCCGTGTCGCCGTGGGGGTGGTATTTACCGATGACGTCACCCACCACGCGGGCGGATTTCTTGTACGCCTTGTTCCAGTCGTTGGAGAGTTCGTGCATGGCGAACAGCACGCGCCGGTGCACGGGTTTCAGGCCGTCCCGCACATCCGGCAGGGCGCGGCCCACGATCACGCTCATGGCGTAATCCAGGTAGGAGCGGCGCATCTCCTCTTCCAGACTGACGGGCAATGTCTCCTTGGCGAACTGATTTTCCATTGCGGAATAAGCCTTGTTATGTGGATGGAAAAAATTTGCGGGATATTAACATGCCGACCGGCCTCCCCCGACCCTGAAAACCATTAGCATTCCGGATGTTATCCACAGCCTGCCGCCGCCATGTCCGTGCCTGAACACGCGTTGTCCTGCGATCTGCGCCTCGATCCGGAGTGGATCGTTCCCGTGGAACCCGCAGGTGTGGTGTTGCACCGTCACAGCCTGCTGGTGAAGAACGGCCATATCGCCGCCCTCCTGCCCCATGCAGAAGCGGACGCCTGGACCGCCACCCAGAGGAAGTCCCTGCCCGGACAAGTCCTTGTTCCCGGCCTGGTCAACCTGCACACCCATGCAGCCATGACCCTGCTGCGGGGCTTCGCGGATGACGTGCCCCTCATGGCCTGGCTCCAGGACTATATCTGGCCGGCGGAGGGCCGCTGGATGTCGCCCGAATTCGTGCGGGACGGCACCCACCTGGCCAGCCTGGAGATGCTGCGGAATGGCATCACCTGCTTCAACGACATGTACTTTTTCCCCGAGATCACCCTGGAAGCGGCCGTGGGAGCCCATCAGCGAGTGGTCGCCGGCCTGATCGTCATCGATTTCCCGACCCCTTATGCCGCCGATCCGGACGGCTACCTGCACAAGGGCATCGAGGCAAGGGATGCCTGGAAGGATGAGCCCCTGGCCCACTTCTGCCTGGCCCCTCACGCGCCCTACTCCACCAGTGACAGGACCCTTGAAAAGGTGGCCACCTATGCCGCCCAGCTGGACCTGCCCATCCACATGCACGTGCACGAGACCCGGGACGAGATCACCCGGGGGTTGGCCAGCCACCAACTGCGCCCCCTGGCCCGGCTGCGCAACCTGGGTCTGCTGGGGCCCAGTTTCATCAGCGTCCACGCCGTGCACCTGTCGGAAGGAGAAATCGACCTGCTGGCGGAGCATGGTTGTCACGTGGCCCACTGCCCCTCCTCCAACCTGAAACTGGCCAGCGGCCTGGCCCCTGTTGCTCAATTAGTAGGCAAGGGCATCAATGTGGGGATCGGCACGGACAGCGCCGCCAGCAACAACCGCCTGGACCTGTGGGAGGAGATGCGCCTCACGGCCCTGCTGGCCAAGGGGGTGTCCGGCGATCCGGCCGCCGTCCCAGCCCATGCCGCCCTGGAGATGGCCACCCTGGCCGGGGCAAAGGCCCTGGGACTGGATGGATTCATCGGCTCCCTGGTGCCGGGCAAGCAGGCAGACCTGGTGGCCGTGGACCTTTCAGGCCCTGAGACCCAGCCCTGCTACGGCCCCGTTTCCCATCTGGTCTACGGCGCCGACCGTCGCTCCGTGCGCCATGTATGGATATCAGGCAAGACCGTGGTGGAAGACGGCGAATGCCTGACCCTGGACAAGGCGGAGGTGCTGCACCGGGCCCGGGCCTGGCGGGAGAAGATCGGCCACCGGGCCTAAGTGGCTTTCCTTGTTGTGAAATAGATCCAGGCCAGGCCAGCCACCCCTGACAACAGGGAGGCTGCCAGGATGCCCGTCTTGGCCATGAGCAGGAATTCAGGCTGGTGGGCAAAGCCCAGTTCGGCGATGAAGATGGACATGGTGAAGCCGATGCCCCCCAGCAGGCCCACCCCGGCCACCTGGCTGAAGCGAGTGCCTGCCGGCAGCTGGGCGATGCCCGCTTTCAGGGCCAGCCAACTGGCCCCGGTGATACCGATGAACTTGCCCAGCACCAGCCCGGCCAGCACCCCCAGGGTGACAGGGTGGCCCAGGGTCTGTCCCATCTGGCCGAAGTCGATGGGGATGCCCGCATTGAACAGGGCGAACACCGGGATCACCAGGAAGGCCACGGGCAGGTGCCAGATGTGTTCCGCCCGCTGCAAGGGGGTTTCCACCTGGTGCACGCCGTTTTCCAGGGTCTGCACCACGGCCCGGAGCTTGTCGTTGGTCATGATGTTCTGGCCGGGCACGTAACTGGCCTCGAAGCGGTCCACCAATTCCCGCACGTGCTGGCTGAAGCGGGCAGGGTCGTACTTGGGCCGGGCCGGCACGATGAAGGCCGTGATCACCCCGGCCAGGGTGGCGTGCAGTCCGGATTTCAACAGGGCCAGCCAGAGCACCGCCCCCAGCAGGTAATAGGGCAGCAGGCGACGGATACCTCCCATGTTCATGGCCACCAGCAGGAAGATCAGGCCGCCTGCCACACCCAGGGCGGCCATGTTGATGGATTCCGTGTAGAACAGGGCGATCACCAGCACCGCCCCCAGGTCGTCCACGATGGCCAGGGCCACCAGGAAAGTGATGAGCCCCTTGTGTACCCGCCCGGCCATGAGGGCCAGGGCGCCGATGGCGAAGGCGATGTCCGTGGCCATCGGGATGCCCCAGCCCCGGGCTGCATCGCCGCCGGGGTTGATGACGTAGAAGAGCAGCGCGGGCACCACCATGCCGCCGATGGCGGCGGCGATGGGCAGGGCCGACTGGCGGGGTTCCGCAAGTTCCCCCACCAGCATCTCCCGCTTCAGTTCCAGGCCCACGACAAAGAAGAACAGGGCCATCAGACCGTCGTTCACCCAGTGGTGCAGGGTCTTGGACAGGGCCCAGGGACCGATGCTGAGGGCGATCTGTGCATGGGCCACGTCGTGATAGAAATGGGCCATCGCGCTGTTGGCCAGGATCAGGGCCACCAAGGCCGTGGCCATGAGCAGCATGCCCGACGTGGTCTGCCGGTGGACGAATTCCTCGAAGGGGGTCAGCACCCGGTCGAAGGCCCGCTCCCAGGGGGCGGTGTAGACCCCGGCTTGCTCTTCATGTTCTTGCTTCTTCATCTCATCCTTTCTGCTTGCCTCTTGTGCGCCAGGTGCCTGAGGCTGGCTTGCCGCCCATGGGACGCCTGCCTCGTTCTGCAGTGGCGGGGGGTTGGGGCGAAGGCACTTCCAAAACCCGCCATTGACCCGGCGCCAGATTGTCCACGGACCATTCGCCGATTCGCCAGCGTACCAGCCGCAGGGTGGGCAGGCCCACCTTGGCGGTCATGCGGCGCACCTGCCGGTTCTTGCCTTCCACCAGGACGATCTCCAGCCACGCGGTGGGAATGGCCTTGCGAAAGCGGATGGGTGGGTCCCGGGGCCAAAGCCCCACCGGCTCTGGGATTTCCCGGGCCTGGGCGGGCTGGGTGATGAAATCCCCCAGGTCCACGCCCCGACGCAGTTGATCCAGGGCCTGCTCCCCGGGTTCCCCCTCCACCTGGGCCCAATAACTCTTGGGCTGCTTGTGGCGGGGATGGGCCAGGCGGTGCTGGAGGGCGCCGTCGTCAGTTAAAATCAGCAGACCCTCGCTGTCCGCATCCAGCCGACCGGCCGCGTATACCCCAGGCAAAGGGATGTAATCCTTCAAGCTGGGGTGGCCCGCCTCAGATGTGAACTGGCTCAGCACCCCATAGGGCTTGTTGAACAGGATGATGCGGGCCATCGCTTACTTATTGAGTACGTATTCTTTTATGTCAGGAGTCATTGTGACCAGCCGCATTCAGGTGCCCGCCCAGGGCGAGAAGATCACCGTCAACGCCGATAATTCCCTGAATGTGCCGGACCGGCCCATTATCCCCTTCATCGAGGGTGACGGTACCGGCGTGGACATCACCCCGGTCATGCGCGCTGTTCTGGATGCCGCCGTGGCCAAGGCCTACGATGGCAAGCGAAGGATCGAGTGGATGGAAGTCTATGCCGGCGAGAAGGCCACCAAGGTCTATGATCCCGACACCTGGATGCCGGACGAAACCGTCCAGGCCGCCAAGGACTACGTGGTGTCCATCAAGGGCCCCCTGACCACCCCCACCTCCGGCGGCATCCGTTCCCTGAACGTGGCCCTGCGCCAGATGCTGGACCTGTATGTCTGCCTGCGTCCCGTGCGCTACTTCCAGGGCGTGCCCTCCCCCGTGAAGGAACCCGAAAAGGTGGACATGGTGATCTTCCGGGAGAACACCGAGGACATCTATGCCGGCGTGGAATGGGAAGCCGGCTCCCCCGAGGTGAAGAAGGTCATCGAATTCCTGCAAAAGGAAATGGGCGTCAAGAAGATCCGCTTTCCCGAGACCTCCGCCATCGGCATCAAGCCCGTGTCCGTGGAAGGCTCCGAGCGCCTGATCCGCAAGGCCATCCAGTACGCCATCGACAACAATCGCAAGTCCGTGACCCTGGTGCACAAGGGCAACATCATGAAGTTCACCGAGGGGGGCTTCAAGAAGTGGGGCTATGAACTGGCGGCGCGCGAGTTTGGCGCCAAGCTGATCGGCGAAGGCCCGTGGATGGAACTGCCGAACGGCATCGTCATCAAGGACGTGATCGCCGATGCCTTCCTGCAGCAGATCCTGCTGCGGCCCGCCGAATATGACGTGATCGCCACCCTGAACCTCAACGGTGACTATGTCTCCGATGCCCTGGCGGCCGAGGTGGGCGGCATTGGCATTGCCCCGGGGGCCAACATGTCCAACACCGTGGCCATGTTCGAAGCCACCCACGGGACCGCGCCCAAGTACGCCGGCAAGGACTATGTGAACCCGGGCTCCATCGTGCTTTCCGGGGAAATGATGCTGCGCCACATGGGCTGGCTGGAGGCGGCGGACCTGATCATCAAGGGCATGGACGGCGCCATCCAGGCCAGGACCGTAACCTACGACTTCGCCCGACTCATGGATAACGCCAAGGAAATCCCCTGCTCCGCCTTCGGCAAGGAAATCATCCGCTGGATGGAGTGAAATCCGCTTTTTCCGGGGGTGATTCGCTCACCCCCATGCGGTGGAGTAGTTCCAGAAGTTCATCGGCGATGGGGCCCAATTCTTCCTTCTGTCTCTCAAGACCTAGTAGTAATTGGGCAACTTCTCCTGGCGAATGACCTTCGCCGGGCCGTGCTCTTTGAGGGGAGTTCATTCTTAAGCCACTCCAGCACCAACGCCTTGTTTGACGTATAGCACAGGGGCCGAAGTATGAAAGCCTGATTGCAGGCTTTTTTAGGAGGACTTCCGGGGAGAAGCAGGCGGGATCTCCGCCTGCAGGGGTGTCACGATGACCTTCGTCAGAATGACCGATGGCTCCGCTTACATCGGTTGGATGTTGGCTGCCTGTTTGCCCTTGGGACCGTCCACCACGTCGAACGTAACGCGCTGGTTCTCTTTCAGGGTTTTGAAGCCTTTTCCCTGGATCGCGGAAAAATGGGCGAAGAGATCATCGCCACCGCCATCAGGGGTAATGAAACCAAAGCCTTTAGAGTCGTTAAACCATTTCACAGTGCCGGTGGCCATTGCAACTACTCCTCCAATAAACGAGTTGACCGTTCAGCCGGACCAGTACTTCAGAACCAAGGCCAAACGGCGGCTTTTTACTCGGCCTTTCCCCATAACGTCAATCACCTTGAACAGTGACTTGAAAAAAAAGTTCAGGGCTCCACAATCCCTTTTGTCCCAGTCATCCTCGAACCCCAATAAGACATGGCTGTTCGCCAAAAAGAAGAATCGGAATTCGCGACGGAACTCATCCCCGCGGATCCTCCTCCTTTGTTTAAAGTTTTGCTGCTGAATGACGATTACACGCCCATGGAGTTCGTGGTGAAGGTGCTGGAGCAATTTTTTTTCATGGACCGCGAACAAGCCACCCTGGTCATGCTCAAAGTGCATAATGAAGGCGTTGGTGTGGCTGGGGTGTTCCCCAGGGATGTGGCTGAATCCAAGGTTCACCAGGTGACGGGGTATTCCCGAAGTCATCAGCACCCGCTGCAGTGCGTTATGGAGGAAGATCGATGATCGCCCAGGAGTTGGAAGTCAGCCTGCACATGGCCTTCATGGAGGCCCGGCAGAAACGCCACGAGTTCATAACCGTGGAACATCTCCTGCTGGCCATGCTCGACAATCCGTCCGCCGCGGAAGTGCTCCGGGCCTGCGCCACCAATATCGACGACCTGCGCAAGAAGCTCGTCGATTTCATCGAACGCCACACCCCGCGCGTCCCCGGCGAAAGCGAAGTGGACACCCAGCCCACCCTGGGCTTCCAGCGTGTCATCCAGCGCGCCATCCTGCATGTGCAGTCCTCCGGCAAGAAGGAAGTGACCGGCGCCAACGTGCTGGTGGCCATCTTCGGCGAAAAGGATTCCCACGCCCTGCATTTCCTCACCCAGCAGGGCCTGACCCGCCTGGACGTGGTGAACTTCATTTCCCATGGCATCGCCAAGACCCCCCAGGAGGCAGCCCCCTCTTCCCGCGGCGAGCCTGCGGGTGATCAGGGCGAGGCCGAGGAAAAGACCGCCTCTCCCCTGGATTCCTTCACCGTAAACCTGAACGCCCAGGCCCTGGCCGGCAAGATCGACCCTCTCATCGGCCGGGACCAGGAACTGGAGCGAGTCATCCAGACCCTCTGCCGACGCCGCAAGAACAATCCCCTGCTGGTGGGCGAGGCCGGCGTGGGCAAGACCGCCATTGCCGAAGGCCTGGCCCGTCGCATCATCATGAACGACGTGCCGGACGTGTTGGAAGGTGCCACGGTCTTCGCCCTGGACATGGGTGCCCTGTTGGCCGGCACAAAGTACCGGGGCGATTTCGAGCAGCGGCTCAAGGCGGTGATCAAGCAGCTGGCGGGCAATCCCAAGGCCATCCTGTTCATCGACGAGATCCACACGGTCATCGGCGCCGGTGCTGCCTCGGGCGGTACCCTGGATGCCTCCAACCTGCTCAAGCCCGCCCTCTCCTCCGGCCAGCTGCGCTGCATCGGCGCCACCACCTACAACGAGTTCCGGGGCATCTTCGAGAAGGACCACGCCCTCTCCCGCCGTTTCCAGAAAGTGGACGTGAAGGAACCCTCCGTGGAAGAGACCGTGGCCATCCTCAAGGGCCTCAAGTCCCGCTTCGAGGCCCACCACAACGTCAAATACACCCAGGGCGCCCTGTCCACGGCGGCCGAACTTTCCGCCCGCTTCATCAACGACCGCCACCTGCCGGACAAGGCCATCGACGTCATCGACGAGGCCGGCGCGGCCCAGCGCATCCAGCCCAAATCCAAGCAGCGGCGCACGATCACCCCCAAGGAAATCGAGGACATCGTCGCCAAGATCGCCCGGGTGCCGGCCAAGACCGTGGCCAGCGACGAACGCAACGCCCTGAAAAAACTGGACCGGGACCTGAAGAACGTGGTGTTCGGCCAGGATGCGGCCATCCTTGCCCTGGCCACCGCCATCAAGATGTCCCGCTCAGGCCTGGGCAACCCCTCCAAACCCATCGGCTCCTTCCTGTTTTCCGGCCCTACCGGCGTGGGCAAGACAGAGGTGGCGCGCCAGCTGGCCTTTACCCTGGGCGTGGAGCTGATCCGATTCGACATGTCTGAATACATGGAGCGTCATGCCGTGTCCCGCCTCATCGGCGCGCCACCCGGCTACGTGGGCTTCGAACAGGGTGGCCTGCTCACCGAGGCCATCACCAAGCATCCCTACGCGGTGCTGCTTCTGGACGAGATCGAGAAGTCCCACCCGGACATCTTCAACGTGCTGCTCCAGGTCATGGACCACGGCACCCTGACGGACAACAACGGACGCAAGTCCGACTTCCGCAACGTCATCATCATCATGACCACCAACGCGGGGGCCGAGGCCATCAACAAGACGTCCATCGGCTTCACCAAGGCCAAGACATCGGGGGACGAGATGGCGGAGATCAAGCGCATGTTCAGTCCCGAATTCCGCAACCGTCTGGATGCCACCATTTCCTTCTCGCCCTTGTCGGAAGACATCATCCTGCGCGTGGTGGACAAGTTCCTGCTGCAACTGGAGGAGCAACTCCATGCCAAGAAGGTGGAAGTCCATTTCACCGATGGCCTGCGCAAGTGGCTGGCCGGCAAGGGGTTCGACCCCCTCATGGGCGCGCGCCCCATGGCCCGTCTGATCCAGGACACCATCCGCAAGGCCCTGGCCGACGAATTGTTGTTCGGCCGGCTGGCCGAAGGAGGCGGGGTGACCGTGGACGTGAACGAGGCTGGCGAGATTCAATTGCTTTTTGACGAAGAGCAGAAAGGCGAGGCCCACGACGAAAGCCTCACCACGGTCTGACGTCAGCTCCTGAAACATGAAAAACGCCCGGCCATGCCGGGCGTTTTTCATGGCTGAAGCAAACTGGTCAGAGCATGTGGGAGGCCATCCCGTCGGCCAGCTTGGGCTCGAACCAGGTTGATTTGGGCGGCATCACCTCATTGGCGTCCGCCACGGCCATGAGGTCCTCCATGCGGGTGGCATGGAGGGAAAAAGCCAGGGCCATCTCGCCGGAATCCACCCGCTTCTCCAGTTCCGCCAGGCCGCGTATGCCGCCCACGAAGTCGATGCGCTTGTCTCGTCGCGGGTCGTTGATGCCCAGTACCGGGGTGATGAGGTTGTTCTGCAGCAGGCTCACGTCCAGGCGGCCCACGGGGTCGGCTTGGGGAATCAGGTCACCACGGATGGTGAGCCGGCTCCAGCGACCACTCAGGTACATGCCGAATTCCCCGGGATGGGCAGGCTTAACGGCCTCGTCAACCTGTTCGATCATGAAGTTGTCGGCGACCCTGGCCATGAATTCAGCCTCGGATAGTCCGTTCAGGTCCTTGATCACCCGGTTGTAGTCCAGGATGCGCATCTGGTGGTGGGGGAAGATCACCGAAAGGAAATGGTTGTAGGCCTCGTCTCCGGCATGGCCCGCGGCCTTGCGGGCGGCGCAGATGCGGGAAGCGGAGGCGGATCGATGGTGGCCGTCGGCGATGTAGAGGGCATGCATGCCGTCGAACAGTTCCGTCAGCCTGGCCAGGGTCGCCCCATCCCGGATCACCCAGAGGGTATGGCGCACGCCGGATTCCGGCGCCACGCTGTCAGCGTCGGGCTCGCCCTGGGTGGCCGCCGCCAGGATGGAGTCGACTTCCGGGGCCGAAGGATAGGCTAGCAGCACCGGGCCGGTCTGGGCGTTCAGGGCGTCGATCTGGCGCACCCGGTCGTCTTCCTTGTCCGGTCGGGTGAACTCATGCTTGCGGATGCGGTTGGTGTCGTAGTCCGCCACGCTGGCCGCGGCCACCAGGCCCACCTGCACGTGGTCCCCCATGATCAGGCGGTAGGCGTAGTAGCAGGCCTGGCCGTCCTGCTTCAGCACGCCGGCATCGATCATCCTCTTCAGATTCTCTGCCGCCTTGGCGTAGACCTCCGGGGCATAGGGATCGGTATCCGCAGGCAGGTCGATCTCCGGCTTGGAGATATGCAGGAAGCTCCAGGGCCGGCCCTCGGCCATGGCTCGAGCCTCGGCGGTATTGAGCACGTCATAGGGGGGCGCGATCACCTCGGCGGCGCGGCCGGGGGCAGGACGCAGGGCGGGAAAAGGACGAATCAAAGACATGAAGCGTTTCCTGGATAAATAATGCTGACATTTTACCGCCTGACACCATCTTCATATCGGCCATGCATCGCCCCCATCTCAAGGCCCCCCATCTGGATGAAAGCCAACTGAACCGCCTGGACTGGTTCATGCAGACGTCCTATACGGCCTGGCGACTTTTCGTGAAGAACGAACTGCAGAACCATGCGGCTGCCACGGCCTTTTATTTCCTGCTCTCTGCCGCCCCCCTGGTACTGCTGCTGACCTACCTGACCCAGGTACTGGTAAAGGTGGCGGAATCCTCCGACCCCGCGGTGATCCTGTTGGCGGCTTTGTACGAGCAGTTCAATCTGGAACAGCTCTCCATGTTGGGAGTGATCCCGCAAAAGACCCAGGTGACTGCCGGCGGCGTGGGCCTTCTCACCCTGCTGCTCTCTTCAAGGGGGCTGCTCAATGCACTGCAATCCGCCTTCCGGGTGATCTTTCCCGACGAGGCCAAGCGCAAGTTCGTGGTCAAGTGGGCTTTGCCCCTGCTCATCATTCCCCTGGTTTTTGGCCTGGTGCTGGTGGCGGTGGCCATCCAGGCCAGCCTCAACTTCTTCCTCCAGGCGGACCTGTTGGGCCTGGGCAAGGCCAGGGTGTTGAAATTCCTGAACGTGGGCTTTGCCTTCACTGCAGTATGGGGCCTGGTCTACCTGGCCTTCCGACGCCTGCCCCTGGCCCGCCCGCCTAGAAAACCCGCCCTGCTGGTCAGCGCCCTGGCCACCCTGACCCTGGCCTGCCTGTTCCTGGGGTTCGGCCATTTCTTCCGCATCGAGAAATACCAGGCCGTGTACGGCGCGTTGGGGGGGGTGGTGTTCATCCTCATCGGCGCCTATTTCGCCTGCGTGGCCTTCTACTTCTGGGCCCAGTTCCTCTATGCCCTCACCAAGGTGGATGTGGCAGCCCTGGAAAAGCTCTTCCTCCATGCCGAGGGACAAGGCGCAAGCAAACTGGAGGGCATCGTCTTCGCCCGAGCCAACCGCCTACTGGCCAAATACGGCCATGTGTATGACGCGGGTGAAACCCTGATCCAGGAGGGAGACACCTCCAGGGAAGCCATCTTCATCCATGCCGGTCGGGTGGGCGTGTACAAAAAACTGGATCACAGCGAGAAAAAACTGGTGGAGCTGAACGAAGGCAACCTCATCGGCGAGATGGCCTACCTGCTCAACGAAACCCGCACCGCCAGCGTGCGGG
Protein-coding sequences here:
- a CDS encoding DUF1015 domain-containing protein, giving the protein MSLIRPFPALRPAPGRAAEVIAPPYDVLNTAEARAMAEGRPWSFLHISKPEIDLPADTDPYAPEVYAKAAENLKRMIDAGVLKQDGQACYYAYRLIMGDHVQVGLVAAASVADYDTNRIRKHEFTRPDKEDDRVRQIDALNAQTGPVLLAYPSAPEVDSILAAATQGEPDADSVAPESGVRHTLWVIRDGATLARLTELFDGMHALYIADGHHRSASASRICAARKAAGHAGDEAYNHFLSVIFPHHQMRILDYNRVIKDLNGLSEAEFMARVADNFMIEQVDEAVKPAHPGEFGMYLSGRWSRLTIRGDLIPQADPVGRLDVSLLQNNLITPVLGINDPRRDKRIDFVGGIRGLAELEKRVDSGEMALAFSLHATRMEDLMAVADANEVMPPKSTWFEPKLADGMASHML
- a CDS encoding cold-shock protein is translated as MATGTVKWFNDSKGFGFITPDGGGDDLFAHFSAIQGKGFKTLKENQRVTFDVVDGPKGKQAANIQPM
- the icd gene encoding NADP-dependent isocitrate dehydrogenase, coding for MTSRIQVPAQGEKITVNADNSLNVPDRPIIPFIEGDGTGVDITPVMRAVLDAAVAKAYDGKRRIEWMEVYAGEKATKVYDPDTWMPDETVQAAKDYVVSIKGPLTTPTSGGIRSLNVALRQMLDLYVCLRPVRYFQGVPSPVKEPEKVDMVIFRENTEDIYAGVEWEAGSPEVKKVIEFLQKEMGVKKIRFPETSAIGIKPVSVEGSERLIRKAIQYAIDNNRKSVTLVHKGNIMKFTEGGFKKWGYELAAREFGAKLIGEGPWMELPNGIVIKDVIADAFLQQILLRPAEYDVIATLNLNGDYVSDALAAEVGGIGIAPGANMSNTVAMFEATHGTAPKYAGKDYVNPGSIVLSGEMMLRHMGWLEAADLIIKGMDGAIQARTVTYDFARLMDNAKEIPCSAFGKEIIRWME
- the clpA gene encoding ATP-dependent Clp protease ATP-binding subunit ClpA, whose protein sequence is MIAQELEVSLHMAFMEARQKRHEFITVEHLLLAMLDNPSAAEVLRACATNIDDLRKKLVDFIERHTPRVPGESEVDTQPTLGFQRVIQRAILHVQSSGKKEVTGANVLVAIFGEKDSHALHFLTQQGLTRLDVVNFISHGIAKTPQEAAPSSRGEPAGDQGEAEEKTASPLDSFTVNLNAQALAGKIDPLIGRDQELERVIQTLCRRRKNNPLLVGEAGVGKTAIAEGLARRIIMNDVPDVLEGATVFALDMGALLAGTKYRGDFEQRLKAVIKQLAGNPKAILFIDEIHTVIGAGAASGGTLDASNLLKPALSSGQLRCIGATTYNEFRGIFEKDHALSRRFQKVDVKEPSVEETVAILKGLKSRFEAHHNVKYTQGALSTAAELSARFINDRHLPDKAIDVIDEAGAAQRIQPKSKQRRTITPKEIEDIVAKIARVPAKTVASDERNALKKLDRDLKNVVFGQDAAILALATAIKMSRSGLGNPSKPIGSFLFSGPTGVGKTEVARQLAFTLGVELIRFDMSEYMERHAVSRLIGAPPGYVGFEQGGLLTEAITKHPYAVLLLDEIEKSHPDIFNVLLQVMDHGTLTDNNGRKSDFRNVIIIMTTNAGAEAINKTSIGFTKAKTSGDEMAEIKRMFSPEFRNRLDATISFSPLSEDIILRVVDKFLLQLEEQLHAKKVEVHFTDGLRKWLAGKGFDPLMGARPMARLIQDTIRKALADELLFGRLAEGGGVTVDVNEAGEIQLLFDEEQKGEAHDESLTTV
- the clpS gene encoding ATP-dependent Clp protease adapter ClpS, with protein sequence MAVRQKEESEFATELIPADPPPLFKVLLLNDDYTPMEFVVKVLEQFFFMDREQATLVMLKVHNEGVGVAGVFPRDVAESKVHQVTGYSRSHQHPLQCVMEEDR